From the genome of Streptomyces sp. NBC_01341, one region includes:
- a CDS encoding DUF5949 family protein, producing MSSSNSVTTPYSPAQLGTQILIAWSGSNPATGSETAFLLTYSLGDGPEGPEVGARAMHTALERSGLRVGGETLDASELPNLPVKLLIQAGQVVLTLPHFKAQYTVPAEWLAVARSAGVVHGMFATRPWPAAVPGQPVGEDLLRSFVADPDVVGTSAHCLLPVRSLG from the coding sequence ATGAGCTCATCGAACTCCGTCACCACCCCTTACTCACCTGCCCAGTTGGGGACCCAGATCCTCATCGCCTGGAGCGGTTCGAACCCTGCCACGGGCAGCGAGACCGCCTTCCTGCTGACCTACTCGCTGGGCGACGGCCCGGAGGGGCCCGAAGTCGGCGCAAGGGCGATGCACACGGCCCTGGAGCGCAGCGGGCTGAGGGTGGGGGGCGAGACACTGGACGCCTCGGAACTGCCGAACCTTCCGGTGAAGCTGCTCATCCAGGCCGGTCAGGTCGTCCTGACCCTGCCGCACTTCAAGGCGCAGTACACCGTGCCCGCCGAGTGGCTCGCCGTGGCACGGTCGGCCGGCGTGGTCCACGGGATGTTCGCCACGCGCCCGTGGCCGGCGGCGGTCCCGGGGCAGCCGGTCGGCGAGGACCTGCTTCGCTCCTTCGTGGCCGACCCGGACGTCGTGGGGACGTCCGCCCACTGCCTCCTGCCGGTGCGCAGCCTGGGCTGA